AGGACGCCATCTCGGAGCACAGATCCTACTGACACGACTCTGTTCTCAGTTCCTTTATAAATATTGTGGATTGCCCAGATCAGCTGTGTTAAGCATTCTTCCTCTTGCAATCTAACATCATAAATTCTTATTGAATACAATCTTTTTTGACCATTCGGAGCCAAACCGTTCCCTTTCTTAGGTTGTCAGCTCTTGCTGCAAGGCACTAGGTCCTCTGTTCATCTTCAGGCCCTGCTCACAAGAATCTTACAGAATcacaactatttctttttttagcatacgggacaccccagccctgcatTTGGAAGCATTGCACCATTTACACACGTTTCCCCAGCAACATTGTCTTTATTTTAAGTTGTATCCCCGGAAAAGAAGGAGGCTGCCATCCATCCACCCACTTACGATTCCCTCTAGACATTCTGTCCTTTTATTTTTGACATCATTTAACTAGTAGGCTTTCCCTGGCTTGAAAAAAGCACCAGAGCAGTTAGCGTGTGCTTTGTTGCGACATCCTTATTTCCTAATTTACATGTAGCTTCCTTGAGCACTCACTTCATTAAGGAAACCATGTTACTGAGCAGTGACTCGTTGATCCAGGCAATGCATAGAGAgcagattattttgttttccaggaaCGATAACACCAAAACTGAGCTTCATTCTCTTGGATAACTCATGGTGGTAGATTGTGCCTAGCACTGTTGTTGTCTAAATGTGTTCCTGTTAGGGAAGTTATTGGGTCAAATCAATTTCTGCTCTTCTCTCAACGACATTGCTGGAGTTAGAACAGGGAAAATTCATTTTGGCTACATTTTCTCTGAATAGAAGGTGCGGAGCTCTGCTTGattgcttctttctttgttttattgtcaCGCTATAGCCAGTACGAGGTTAACGTTAAGCCACCGCATGCAGGTTTCATCTTAGCCAactccctcttcccccaggaaaaatccctttttttcacTAGGATTTCACAACTGGATAAGTGAAGCGCATTTTTTATTCCATGGTGAAaataaagctgctttaaaaaatgcatgttaATGGTAGTTTGATACTGAAGTTACTTCAGCACTGCCTTTCAGAGTtgcagggaagatcatggagtgtaGCAGCATCATTGTTATGTGCCAAAAACTCAGCAAATTACTAGAACCTGTCAGGTTACACTGTAAAGTgaatgtgtaaatttttttttaaaaaatgtaaaaccagCAGAAATTGTATTGTCAAATATATTTCTCAGGTAAAACAgaggacatttaaaaatatttttcaattgaTAGCTTGGATTTTGGAAATTTCTCTagaatttgcttttgaaatttttttaagcATCATGATACTTTAATTTAGTCTTTATTGGCTTCTTTAATGTTGTACTCATATATCTAACTGCAGTTCGTCATAGATTAATTGGGTTTTAATTTTACAGCCCTCCTCAGTCTTCCATTAAACACTGCCTTCTTTAGACACCGTATTGCCAGCCAGGAATACGATAACTttgtcaacagaaagaaaaagaaaatttaaattgcaTACAATTAATTCTCCTGTCTCAGGACTATTCATCCAACTAAATAAGCAGAACGTGATCTTCAGTTTCGTATGGCTTCACGAGAGTCACATACCTCCAGCCATCTCAAATCTCTGAGGTTAGCAGTGATAAACCAAACAGGATTCACCAGTTATTGCACTGTATCTTTTTATATTAACAAGTGAGGAGATGGAGTCCCACTGTGTCATCTCTGCTAAAACCTCTTCCCAGTAAGATGTACTTAGGAGAAAGTGGCTGACATGACTATTGGTGtggctgcttgttttctttttgaattttggcttttcctccttcttcatcAATTAAGTCTTTCCAGGTAAAAACTGTAAGCACTCCTTGTTTTTAACTCTGGTGTCTAAAAGCAAATTATACTGTGGAGGAAAGTCTGTCTTCTCCAGTTACTTGCAGACAAGAACGCTGGAGAGGCTCCAGCCTCTGCTCGTTTCTGGTAGTAGGGCTGAGACAGGCAGGTACTGCGTTTGACAGAATGTGAGGGATAGAGCGCTCCTCTGCTGAGTCAGAACTTGGTTTTCTCTGTGATAGTCACTCTGAGAGACCTAGCTCTCTGCTCCGTTCTTTGTCATTATTTCCCTCTAATGGCTCTTAGTTTATTGTTGTTTGCCAGTCTGGTCTGGTCATTAGACTCAGGAGTGGCCATTTCCATGAAACTTAAGAGTTCCAGTATTTTCAGGccaataaaatgctttaaaagctgaaaagcttttgctttttgctacAGTAAAGCATTTGCGGAGTAATGTAATCTAACAAGATAAGAAAATACTCAGACCAATGAGTGTCCAGGCATAACCACTTTGGCCAAAGGGGAGAATGAAAATTAGCTCAAGTCTTACAGCTGTCAGGAGTCAGAAGACATACAAGAGTTCACACAAGTGAAACTTAACATGTCAGGGAAGCAATCAGTTCATTTTCAATGCCAGTAAAATTCTGTATAAATACATTCGTCCTGAAACGGAGTgagaaaattaattgctttcctATTAAATAAGTCAAATTActtaacaataaaaatacagacatCTTCAGCAATAATTGCAAGTGACAGTGTTTGAGTACTTACTCATTTTGAATGGCACCCAATTCAGATTTCTGACAGGAGTAAGTGCTGTTAAATATGGCTACGGGAAGCAAAGCTTGGGTGAAACTCCTTGCTCTTCACTTAGTGATAGATGTATAGCTTGGAGTGTCCGGAGGCCTGAGCTCCCAGTTATTTACACACGCAGTTCCTAGATGGGTTGTTTCTGTGCATGGTCTTAAACTCAGGCAGATGATGAACAATATCACCAGAGGGTTGGTGGCTCATATGGTATTGAAATGGATTAATGTCGTCTGGTAGTTTCTTCTCTCTGTCTGGTGGGTTTGGAGTGAATGGTGTTTGAGGAAACTTGGTCAGGTAGTAAAAATGGTCTGGGATCCGTTCTCCCTGTAGCCAGCTCTCGGTgagacaaacatttattttaatgtattcttACATATTCTCTTCATGTATACTAATGGGGGCTTAGGATTTGGGTATTTGCCAGAAATCTGAGATGTATGGTATATATATTAGCCTATATCCTTTACTCTAGTAATCAGTGTAAGGTATCCATTACCAAAGACTGTGGTAATCCCTCTATAACCACAAAATTATGATTTACAAATAACTATactcaaagaaaattaaagctaTAAATTAAATCATTCACATCGAGGAGGCATGGATGAATGAGTGTTGGCATTATAATTCAGCCATTAAAATCAGATCTGTTCAGCTGTCGATGTTAAGTATATGTCAGCCACTCTGGTATTTGACTGGGAGACCACCTGGAAATTCCTGGTAAGGCACAAGCTAAGGAGCCAGGAGCAAATAGTTCTGCATAAATCCTTGATGAAAGCTCAACCACAGAAACTGATTGAGTTATCCCACCGGTTGCCTAAGCAAAACAGCATATTGCTTCCCTGTCCAACTGGGGAAGCACCAAATAAAATTAAGCCAAGTGAAAGTTCCAGATTGACGATCTTTTCAAATGCCTCAAAGCATACTAATTGTAATGAACTTTCAGCCCAATACAGCCCAATATAGCCTATTGCTATACAATACAACCTGGTAGATGTAAATTGCTTCATTTCAGTGGAATTTCCACTTCTCTGGCTGAACGCAGCAGACATAAAATCATGTTTATCCAAGAAATTAACCAAGAAACTATCGAAAAGAATGTAAATGTTCAGATTCTTGGTCTAGTTCCCTAACTTCCCCATTAGCACCTGTCCCCCATTTTGACACTCTTGGTTAGCAGCTTGTCTTTGAACTCCAGCTGTATGAGGCATGCTTTTACTCAACCCCTTGAAATATTTACTTGCTGCCCTATTGAACTTCAAGATTATGGCTTTGTATCTGTAAAGTATAGCAATCCAAccacaaataaaagaataaaatgaactaTTCTGTACTTACTTGACATTCTGACAACCAAATCAACACCTATACTAAAAAATAGACTAGATGTCTGTTTTACAACagtgtggtttatttttcccACGGTCTCTTTTAACACCAGAAATTCAATGGCCAGTGCGTGCTGGTGAGAGCAAAGTTTGAGCCCACAGCTCTGAGTGCAGAGTGGAGCCTTGCCCGTGTAGAAACAAAAAATGAGGCGAGCTTTCATCGTTTGGACTGCTTGTCTGTGCTGGAAAGGTAAATGCATGTTAACTAAAACCACAGTAAACCAGCCTAGTATTCAGCATAAACAGGCACTGTCATATTTAATACAAAACGAGCAGGTTTTATGGGAGGTTTGCCTAATAAATAACCTCCAacttctgcagcttttctcaTCTTTCCAAATGGATCGTGGGTTAGGTATAGAAAGCCCTCAGAGCAGTATAAGGCTTTATACCAAGCACTGCCGAGCTGCAGAGGGTGAGAGGTGTGCGGGAACAGAAGCAGCCAGTTGGGATGCACTCAGGAACTACGTGATGGTGACGTTTTGCCGACTCTGTCCTCGCTGTCTGCGATTACCCGCTGATTTCATTGCAGAGATCATTTACAAAAGGGAAGCCAGCCCAAGACTGTGGTTGAAGTAAAGTGTCAAAAGACGGAAAGAAGATAGTTAATATGAAATTGTGTAATCCTTCAGAGTGTCTTTACCTGTCTACCTCTCATGGGTCCAGCTCACACTAGTGGGGCtctgttttcacatttctgtgacCACATTGGCATAAATGACATTACACCAAGTAGGAACCTACTTCTTGCTGCcatcaaaaataaaatgccatccTCCTTTTAGGAGAAAATTTAACAAACACAGAGAGTCCCTTCACTCCAGGATTGCATGGGCTTGGACACAAAGCAGGGTCACTGCCAAAAAGGGAACCTTGGCTTCCTGGAACCCTGCATCTCCTCGTTACTCAAAGCCTGGGAGGATTTGCTATGAGAAACCATTATCACAAAACTCACTGCAATCTGCTTTAGCTCCCACAAAGGGTAAAAATTCTACAGTCAGAGGGAATAATCTCTTTGAATACTATCCTGTCTTGAAACTCCCATTTCCAGTGAAGACGGGTGAGAAGCTGACAGCTGAGTGCCTGCTATAGCAATGTCTGACCTCTCCTGACAGCCCCCCACTCAGATTATTGCACCCAAAGGGCTGTGATGAGGCAAAGACGGCCGCCTCTCCCAGGGGAAGGAACAAAGGGTGAACTAATGGTGCTGGGGTCATTCAGCTGCTCCTGCGCCTCTTTACATACTCGGAACACACAGTTGTGGAGCTGACGAAGTCACATGAAGTCTGGctccccttttcttctctgcGAGAAAGCAGGTGCGTCTCCTCTCTGACTGCTCTGAGATGCTCCCACCAGGAACAGTCCTGCCGTCATCCTTTTAGCGCGCAGCGCAGCCATTGAGGGACATTATGAGACGAGGTGGGCTGCTGTGCCAATAATACCTTCTGCAGCTTTTTATGTCTTACATCCCACATGGAGCCATTGCCTCCCAAACATCTCTACTACATATGTGAGAAGTGGGACAACTGCATATGTATGTGCTTCAGCAGGCCCAAAGTCTATAAAAAAGAGATTGAGAGGGCTCTGCCTTTCTCCGTCTCAGATCTGATTAGAAAGCATTGCCCTTAGAACTAGCACAGAGAAAATCAGGAAGCATTTTCCAAAGTCAAATGCAATGATTAAATCAGGAAGAATAGCAAATCACCTTTCTGTTATGAGCAGATCTATGTCTTGTCTACAACCATACCTACTATGAAATTAAATAAGAGTGGATGGCTTTCCTTATTCCACATGAAGGTAAATATATTAAGATGGGCCGGGACTTGTTCGATACAAAAGTTCACATCCCTTCTAATTAGAAGGCAAACTTTATTTCCCAAACTGCCACgaggagaaatattttccaaagactCAGTAAGCCCTACTACAAAACcgaattttctgtttaaaatgaaaacccCGGCCGCTCCATCGCTTCTCCTTGAACagcctcttctctcctcccctccctccctcctttctgtCACCTCTTCTAGAAAACCAGCTTTGGCGGAGGTTTCCAAAGGGCGGAGGACGGGGTGCCCCATGCAGGACACCGGCAGCCTCCCGCTGGCCCTCCCGCGGGCGGGGGTTCCTCGgtcgcggcggggccgggccaggGAAGCggcagggggcggcggcggggggcggtgtGCCCGGCAGCGCCGtgcccggcagcggggccgccccggcgcccATTGGCTCGGCGGCGGCCCGGGCTCGGCGCGGCCCCATAAAGGCGGCCCCGTCCGCTACttcgcccgcccgccgccgccccgccatgccccagcccgccctgccctggctgctcgcCGCCTGCTGCCTCTGTGCCCTCCCGCGGGGCTCAGGTACGTCCCGGCCGcagcacggggtgggggggacgcaAGCGAACCCCCAAACCTTGGAAAGGGTCGTTTCCCATCGAGGGGCGCCGTCGGGGCCGGGCTCCGCGGCATCTCCGCACagccgtgtccccccgtgtccccgcagggttCCCCCAGCCTTTCTCGCGCTCCAGCGACGGCGCGGACCTGCCCAAAAGCCAGGTACGTCCGTCTTTGCCTTCCCCGCCACCCCGTCTGAAAGCGGTGCGCGGCGGAGGGGTAGGGCAGAGCCGGTCCAGCCCGGGCTGGCTGAGGGAGGTGGGAAACGAGACTCGCCCGTGGCGGGGAAACGCCGTAGGAAATCGGCAACGGACTGGAAATATATAATGAAATCCCTGGGGTGGGTGGCAAAGAGAGTCGGAAGGTTGAAGCCCTTTGCTGCCCGGGGAGGTAGGTGGGACAGGTATGGGCAGGGGTGGGATGCACAGCTGCGTGCAGAATAGGTGGGCTAATGACCAGCCAGTCCTGACTCCCTGAGCTAAAATGCAGGTCCCAAGGTATGAAAGCCCCATTCTTAATGCCtaatctttactttttaaagcaactggtGCTGTGTTTCAGCCAGTCCTGACTCCCTGAGCTAAAATGCAGGTCCCAAGGTATGAAAGCCCCATTCTTAATGCCtaatctttactttttaaagcaactggcGCTGTGTTTCAGTCAGTGGATGGAACTGTCTAATCAACCCCAGGTAAATTGACTTTGGTAATCTGTTTGATCTGCTGGGACTCTCTTTCAGACATACTAATTGTCCCTTTAACCCTCAGCATCAGTGGCTGCAGGTGGCAGAGCCTCCTCCAGAGAGCCAATGGCTCTGGAGAACAGAGCAAGTTTGCTGGTGTATGcattctcctctctgcagagctaACTCAgacctagagaaagaaaaaactgtgtttttcttcccatcaCAGTGGTAGCTAGTACTGAAGCAAGAAGTGCTGGTCAGTGCTGTAGGAGTTCACAGACAGGGTCCTGCCTGGTCCCAGCTCTGCGGTGGTGGGTGGATGGTGCTcagaggagaggggagtgagGGGCAGGCTTCACAGCTCGTTTCTGCTGTGGTGTCTCTGGCCCAGAGCTTGCAAACACAGTGACTTTGAAGGACCAGCCCCACTGCATTTGATACCGAGCCCAAGGgtcattttcactttcaaaggagacagaaaaatctttgtgGGATCAGCAATTACCTggaaattttcagcattttgtgctgattctttttcttttggaaatcttTCAGTTTTGTAAACCAAGACTGGTGGAAAATAGTTCCCAGAGCCAGTTGTTCTGGTGTCTTGCATCTTATTTCCTTTGGAGCTATGGTTATTTCTTGCCTAATATCATCACATGCATCAGCAAATACTTGTCCTGTGGCAGTAAGTATGGGACTGTGTATTTCAGTATATGGTTAAAGATTATAGTACCGATTGACTGAAATGCTTATAGATGAAATTGAATGTAGATTAAATATATCAAAACACAAATCTATTTGTGGAACCAGcataggaaaatgtattttaaatgtaagagGCTGATGTAGGTCTCTTTACAGCACAAGACTATATTGTAGTCATTAGTAGTATTGTGTGTATTCTCCTCATACAAAGTACTAGTTTTTCAGCTCATAATAGCTTCAGTAAGTCTTGCCCTGCTCTCAGTGGTTTTAGTGGAACTGTGTTCAATTTATATTGTGCTGGGATCAAAATCAAGCTCGTTCTCTGTCAAACCGTGTACACCACATCCTCTCAGTAAATGTATTAAAGTACTGTTTGGTTTTGCAGATCTCCAGCACTGTTTTGGATCTCTGTTATTCTATATTCAACAGCATGCATACAAATGAGGTAAGGTGTAATTGCTTCTTTTACTTCAAAGCATTCCCTCCTTCcttaaacttaaaaagaaaccCCTCCAAAACCAACTTCTTGACATTTCTCTCCAAACAACAAATGTATAATCTAATACCATCATGGCTTAGGAGATATAGGAGAgtatataaaagatttttttcttctccttagtaGTTTGCATGTAATTCTTAACTTCATTAAATTATATATCAAATTGCTGTTTTTCACCAATTCAGAGCTCAAGAACCAAAACATCCACTTACAGCTGGGGTCAGTATTTTAACCTGACCCTCACTTTTGAATAATACAGGGTTAAACATGCTGAAAATATATGCAACTTTGGATCAACAGCATACTTAAGCTCATGCTGAACATGGAGACATATGAGTTGATTTACTGATTTTAATACTTGAGCTtggttttttgtatttctgagtCAGATCCAAAAGATTAAGTTGAGGAGTTATTGAGTATAGCTCTTCCTCATTGCTGCAGTCATATTAGGACCTAGCTCAATGTCGGTTCTGCTTTATATCACTTTTTATTATCACCAGTTTATTGAGAGTCTTCCCCATAAAATTCACTCAGCCCCTGGGTATGTTAAAAAGGCCAATTTACTTGTGGAGTTTTTGAGTTCTCTGTTTTTTCAAATCACGAGTAGAGCCTTCAAGACAATAATAGAAAGTATTTTGACATGTATTTCAATATCCCTTCATGCCAGTCTTTAGCTTATTATAATTCCAAGCATGCTTTCCTAAAGCTGCCATAAAACTCTACAATACAGAAGTTGATTGTATAAAAAATCCTAGCATTTGAGTCCTTAAATGTCTAATAAATGTTTTGAGCTCAGTATTGACTCCTATACTTCTGCAGCTTAGCTAATGAGGGGACATCCAGAATCATTGGGTAACTTTGAATGGAGCCCTATTCCTGGTTATTATTTTAGTAATTAACTTTGCAGAAAATTCACCCTCTGTTATGCGTCCTCAAGATAGGGAGCTGGATCTCATACAATATCCTTTCAAGAGATATGACTAATATGAGCTACATATCTGCAATATGATATCCCAGTGTGGTCTGATTAAGTGGTAGATCAAAGCTAAATGTGAGTTATGCAAAAAAGAGCTACGCAAAAAGTACAAGTTTTTACCCAGCTGGTCAAATCTCTTATAACATGAAGATGTACTTTCTCAGCCCACGAGGAATCTTGAGAAGACACTGCAAACATGAGTCTATATGCAGTGCACCTAATGAAACAGTTACAAAATCCTACTGATTTCAGCTGTACTTCAACTTTCTGCATGATCCCATATTTatgtggattttaaaaaaattttgattcGGTCAGAGTTATAGATTACGTAGAGAAGGTAGATGGTGTTTCAAGAGGAGTGATGCTTCAGCACTATGAAAGGCAAAGTCAACAGCAATTTTAGCATTAATGGGACTTGAACTCCATCTGGGGAACTTAAAATCTTTTGGGAGATCTAACAGACTATTTAGTTTCAATGTCTAATCTTTGGGTAAATCTTGCAGATGGCACTTTCAAAGGAATCAAAAAGAACTAAATATCTGAACTCAGCTACCTTGCAGTCACCTCCATAAGAGTTTGAAATTTCCATCCTAAAGTCAAAAACTGTTTAGAAGCTCAGTTTTTACCCTGTTTCTTCCACATAGTAAACTCTCATCTGTTATAAATTAGCTAGATATTTGAAACTGCAAGTTAAGTCATGAGTCAGTCTATCTTTGATGGGTATGTAGTAATCATCTCGAACAAAATTAGTGTTCACAGTATCTCTTTGTTGAAGTCTCCTCCTTTGCATCCTTTAAAGCACCTTGATCGaggaagcacttttttctttcatagcatTTCATAGCCCCATAAGTTGATGTCCATTATACTATAAATCATTGCCTTGAGGCTTGAACAAAGAACAGTTTAACAAGAGGAAATCCTCATCTCATACCCTGAATCCTGATTCCCTCCTTCTTGCGtgtatattttgtctttttaaattccttctctCCAGTTTCCCATCCACATGCTTTCCCTGTGTTCTCCCCTGTCTTCACATCCTTGCTCATTACATGTGCTGTTTTTTCGAGTCACCCCAGGTAACTAAACCTGTTCACGGATGTAACGGTGGCTGTGGCACACAGAGCTATCCCCAGCCGGGATCGTGCAGCCAGGCAGCCGTGCCGTGGGCAGGAGGGCTCCCAAACCAGATGTACCAGACTGCAGGTTCAGGGCTTTGTTAGACTCTGAGCTCAGTCTGCTCCCGTGAAATCATGGGGAAGTTTCTATTCCTTGATGTAAGGCTGAGTAGAAAAATGAGCAATTTCCTGAAGAATaaggggtgcaggggaaggctTAAAACCAGCTATCATGCCCTGGGTTAAAACCAAGGGCAGTCTGAAAAGTGGAGAGCCGCCACATTTTCACAAGGTAAGAGCTCTCAGTACAATTCAAGCCTGAGGAGTGGAGCTGCTACGTTCATTCCACGTGGGGCTCTGCTTCACCTCCCAGAGCACGGCTGTGCTTTGCTGTACGGCAAGGGAAGCATGTTGAATGATGGTAATGAATGGGGttaaggaaagatttaaaatcaATCTTTGAAAAGATCTGTTTCTTGCTGTTCTTATATCTGTCTGTGATATGTGTAATATTCTCTCCCTTCTCGTGTGGAGTGGAGCAGCCTCATCAGTGATGGAGGATTGCTGTAGCAAACCAAAGAAATAACAGCATCTTGATTAACTTACACTGTCCACTTGCAGGAATCGCAGATTGCTGCTGCCAAGTTTACAAAGAAGGTATGTAAATGTGAAGACAAGCGAGTAGCAATGGACAGGGAAGTATGGccctttccctgtttcttttgctgctttttttaaagtcagcttggttttttttcagtggttgGGAAGCGAGCTGTGCTGACCCTGCTTCTGCAAAGCAATCCACCATGTGTAAAGCTTTTATACATTTTCTAAAGCCTGTGAATCTTTAATTATGGTAATTTAGTATGTTTACACTAGACAGAATAGATAGTTCTTGACAATGCTCTTTGggtattaatttttaatcagtATTCCAGATGAATGGACATTGGGGACTATCAACATCTCGTCGTTTGCATGCTGCTGAAAAAGGCCCTGAATTTATTGATAGTCTGAGGGAATGACAATGAAACTTGTCAACAGGTCTATGGAACTGAGTTTGaagtattttgttattgtttgtgttttattttacaggaTAGTCATGGGACTCTGGGAcggccttttttccttttcagggtATCTGAATCTCTTACTTTTTAAAGATTCTGAATCTCAATGTTATATATCCATAGCTGAGCAGCTGTTTCCCTTCACAAATTCTTGCTGCGCTTGTTTTGAGTAGAGGCCAAATATCCCTTGCTTGAAAGCTTAGGGAGACATTTGCTTAAACTCTGGTTCAACTAAAAGACGACAAGATAGTGAGATCTGGGGCAGTAATggattaaacacatttttatttgaagaggTGACTCTGCAAATGTTTTTATCTTGAGCCAACTCATCCAAAGACAGAAGTAGTACGTAGTAGTACATGGCTTGTATCTCTGGGACTGCCAAGGTGCACTGATACTAAATCCACCAGATAAAACATGTGCGTGAGCTGAATGTCCGCTTGGTCTGAAAGGTCTGGCCAGTAAGTGGTGGCACACTGCATAACAGGGTGAAAAGCCAAAGCAGAATTATGAACATCATCATCATTTCTCTCATGTTTTTCACCCATTGGCTTGCTGAACTATGGCACATTCTAATGCAGAATATGCTGGTTTAGACACGCTCTATGATTAACACCAAACTAGTTTTTAGGAATATCTTcaacacattaaaaagaaagttacaaAGTAGGTTGTAGCAGGTAACCAGAGTCCCAATTCAGCTGTCATTTACATTTTAGCTCACTTCAAGTGTGTCCATCCAGATACTTTCAGTTCAGTGCTGGTATTTATATGCTCTTTCTTAGGCATCTACGTAGTACCCCAATGAATTGGGACCAAGACCCTTAATGAGAATAATTAAAGCCAGACTGTTTAGCTGTTTGGACAGAGACTGAATAAATATTTCTCAGATTCAAAGGGAAAACCCACCCTGCACGGATCCCCTGGTATTTGACATGTTGTCGCTTTAAAGGAAATTTTACTGCAGCCTTCTTATATACCCTGTCTGCATGATAGGAGATGTATTTTGGTGTGCTTATAAATCTGGCATCTAATACTTCTGCACAACCATCTAATTACTATATTTTTCAGCCTCGAAATGGAAGAACTATCGAAGGCAGTGGTAAGTAGGCATCCAAAAGTGACTAGAATTTGTTCTATTGTTTTCAATAATGATGATCCTAGTGACAGAAGGAGTTACtgagaagtatttaaaatctaGTACAAACCTAGATACCCATGTGGATGTTTCACATGGTCACTAGGAGGTGTCTGGGCAGAAATGCAGTTTTTTCATGATCGGAGACTTATGGCGTATGCTCTTGATAAAAggattgttttcttctctttaagaTTCAGTAAGGAGGAGCTTTCATCCTCTGCAAAATGATAGAAATGGTACAGAAATtataaagtttaaaaacagaaGGTGTAAATTGTACTTGGAACACTAGTTCCAAGCTAAACTCCTCTCTGTTCCAAGAGACCTTCAGTCACCTAACCCTACATGAGACCCCACTAATACAGATCTTTGCATGCAGGTGG
This genomic interval from Calonectris borealis chromosome 1, bCalBor7.hap1.2, whole genome shotgun sequence contains the following:
- the NMS gene encoding neuromedin-S, encoding MPQPALPWLLAACCLCALPRGSGFPQPFSRSSDGADLPKSQQLALCFSQWMELSNQPQISSTVLDLCYSIFNSMHTNEESQIAAAKFTKKDSHGTLGRPFFLFRPRNGRTIEGSEYHGI